Proteins encoded in a region of the Bradyrhizobium sp. CB3481 genome:
- a CDS encoding LysR family transcriptional regulator, with translation MRFKGLDLNLLVALDALMTERNLTAAARSINLSQPAMSAAIARLRAYFRDELFTMRGRELVPTPRAEGLAGPIREALLHIQLSIISRDTFNPAQSNRRFRIILSDFMTIVFFGKIVDRVAREAPAVRFEFLPLADDPDGVLQRGEADFLVLPEVFMSTAHPKAILFDETLVCVGCRSNKQLSRQLTFESYMSMGHVAAKFGPTLRPSIEEWFLLKHGLKRRIEVVVQGFSMIPPMLLNTGRIATMPARLAKQFAKSTPLQIVELPLPNAEFTEAVQWPALHNTDPASIWMRRVLSQEASRMASPREATRSRRRS, from the coding sequence ATGCGTTTCAAGGGCCTGGATTTGAATCTCCTCGTCGCGCTCGACGCTCTGATGACCGAGCGCAATCTCACCGCGGCGGCGCGCAGCATTAACCTCAGTCAGCCGGCCATGAGCGCGGCCATCGCCCGGCTCCGTGCCTATTTTCGCGATGAACTATTTACGATGAGAGGGCGCGAACTTGTCCCAACACCGCGTGCTGAAGGGCTCGCCGGCCCCATTCGCGAGGCTCTGCTGCACATCCAGCTGTCCATTATTTCCCGGGATACGTTCAACCCAGCCCAATCGAATCGCCGCTTCAGGATCATCCTTTCCGATTTCATGACCATCGTGTTCTTTGGAAAGATCGTGGACCGTGTCGCGCGGGAAGCGCCCGCCGTGCGGTTCGAATTTCTGCCTTTGGCGGACGATCCCGATGGGGTTCTTCAGCGCGGTGAGGCCGATTTTCTGGTCTTACCGGAAGTGTTCATGTCGACTGCCCACCCTAAAGCGATACTGTTCGACGAGACACTTGTGTGCGTAGGCTGCCGTTCGAACAAGCAGTTATCCCGGCAGCTTACATTTGAGAGCTACATGTCGATGGGACACGTTGCGGCCAAGTTTGGGCCGACGCTGAGGCCCTCGATCGAGGAATGGTTTTTGCTCAAGCACGGTCTCAAGAGACGCATTGAGGTCGTTGTGCAGGGCTTTAGCATGATCCCGCCTATGCTGTTGAACACCGGCCGCATAGCAACGATGCCCGCAAGGCTTGCCAAACAGTTCGCAAAGTCCACCCCACTGCAGATCGTCGAACTTCCGCTGCCAAATGCTGAATTCACTGAGGCCGTCCAATGGCCTGCCCTTCACAATACTGATCCGGCAAGCATATGGATGCGGCGGGTGTTATCGCAGGAGGCATCCCGCATGGCTTCTCCGCGAGAGGCCACGCGAAGTCGCAGGCGCTCCTAA
- a CDS encoding LysR family transcriptional regulator, translating to MRFKGLDLNLLVALDALMTERNLTAAARSINLSQPAMSAALARLRAYFCDELFTTSGRGLVPTPRAEGLAAPTREALAHIQLSIISRDTFNPARSTRCFRIILSDFMTIVFFRRIVDRIAREAPGVRFELLPLGDEPDEPLRRGEVDFLVLPELFLSNAHPKATLFEETLVCVGCCSNRQLPTQLTFDRYMSMGHVAVRFGLTRKPSIEEWFLLEHNLKRRIEVVVQSFSMIPPMLLDTDRIGTMPRRLVEHFEQTMPLRIIQLPLSLPAFTEAVQWPSSHNSDPASIWMREILLQEASRMASPRENNTHL from the coding sequence GTGCGTTTCAAGGGACTTGATCTAAATCTCCTCGTTGCTCTCGACGCACTGATGACTGAGCGTAACCTCACGGCAGCGGCACGCAGCATCAACCTGAGCCAGCCGGCCATGAGCGCAGCCCTCGCCCGGCTACGGGCCTACTTCTGCGATGAACTATTTACGACGAGCGGGCGCGGACTTGTCCCAACACCGCGTGCGGAGGGGCTCGCCGCCCCGACTCGCGAGGCTCTGGCGCATATCCAGCTCTCGATCATTTCCCGGGATACATTCAACCCCGCCCGGTCGACCCGCTGCTTCAGAATCATCCTTTCCGACTTCATGACAATCGTGTTCTTCCGAAGGATTGTGGACCGTATCGCGCGGGAAGCTCCCGGCGTCAGATTCGAACTTCTGCCACTCGGCGATGAGCCCGATGAGCCACTCCGGCGCGGTGAGGTCGATTTTCTTGTCTTACCGGAATTGTTCCTGTCGAATGCGCATCCTAAAGCGACACTATTCGAAGAGACACTTGTGTGCGTGGGCTGCTGTTCGAATAGGCAACTGCCAACGCAGCTTACATTCGACAGATACATGTCGATGGGGCACGTTGCTGTCCGGTTCGGGCTGACGCGGAAGCCCTCGATCGAGGAATGGTTCTTGCTCGAGCACAATCTTAAGAGACGTATCGAGGTCGTTGTGCAGAGCTTTAGCATGATCCCGCCTATGCTATTAGACACCGACCGTATAGGGACGATGCCACGAAGGCTGGTTGAGCATTTCGAACAAACGATGCCTCTGCGGATCATTCAACTTCCTCTGTCGCTTCCCGCTTTCACTGAGGCCGTGCAATGGCCTTCCTCTCACAACAGTGACCCAGCAAGCATCTGGATGCGCGAGATACTACTGCAGGAGGCTTCCCGGATGGCTTCTCCGCGCGAGAACAACACGCACCTATAA
- a CDS encoding MerR family transcriptional regulator: protein MTKATPRWRRWRIGELAEATGLTVRTLHHYEHIGLLRASERTDGGHRMYDSDSVQRVYQIRALREIGFSLEEIRKAMEGSSSLTDLLRSHLERIENQVERTTMLRDRLRNMTTDGEVQVSVDELPATLDAMSRVNKRAQAPRCRCASDPHREERWRRIHEELRDCMTRGEHPRSERVTAVALQARSLITEVAGADSTASTILTVLARLSAPPKLAGWDLSLVQYLDRALAALE from the coding sequence ATGACCAAAGCTACACCACGATGGCGTCGATGGCGCATTGGAGAACTTGCAGAGGCTACCGGCCTAACGGTACGCACTCTGCATCACTACGAGCACATAGGGCTACTCCGTGCCTCGGAGCGCACCGATGGCGGTCACCGGATGTACGACAGCGACAGTGTACAGCGAGTATACCAAATTCGAGCGCTGCGTGAGATTGGCTTCTCCCTTGAGGAGATTCGCAAAGCGATGGAGGGCAGCTCTTCGCTTACGGACCTGTTGCGCAGCCATTTAGAGCGCATTGAGAATCAAGTCGAACGTACGACCATGCTGCGAGATCGTTTACGCAACATGACAACCGATGGCGAAGTACAGGTCAGTGTCGATGAGCTACCCGCGACTTTGGATGCAATGTCGCGGGTTAATAAACGCGCTCAAGCGCCCCGCTGCAGATGCGCCTCAGATCCACATCGAGAAGAGCGGTGGCGACGGATCCACGAGGAGTTGCGCGATTGCATGACACGGGGCGAGCATCCTCGCAGCGAACGGGTCACTGCTGTGGCTCTCCAAGCACGTTCGCTAATCACCGAAGTCGCAGGAGCTGATTCGACAGCTTCGACGATACTGACAGTTCTTGCGCGATTGAGCGCGCCTCCAAAATTGGCTGGCTGGGATCTCAGTCTAGTGCAGTATCTCGATCGCGCACTCGCCGCGCTGGAGTGA